In Pseudobacter ginsenosidimutans, the following are encoded in one genomic region:
- a CDS encoding fibronectin type III domain-containing protein, translated as MKKLFSIFYLFLFPVMLMAQTAVKKPQPSMRMIGRADSSQKAIYLRWASANAQAWKTNNKYGFILERYTVIRNKQMLAQPEKMVLTPAPLKPAVLEEWETLAKLDGNAAVIAQALYGSDFDVSVNEKGAAKIMAQSQELEQRFSFSLYAADNSFEGAMLAGWGYVDKNVKPDEKYLYRLKPAAPAHLLKPDSVGVFISPLEFEPLPAVQELIAQFGNKGVLLSWDIQMLSQYYASYYVERSEDGGANFTKLNGLPVSNFDDRTGKQTRMYLMDSLRENGKEYQYRVLGVNPLGQTGPASPIIKGMGKELLSAVPNIRKAFVDNKSMLQVNWIFDEKFNNTIRGFVLKRASNINGPYELFSDTLTASLRHTTLKKELAASNYFTISAIAKEGEGSTSFPVLVQPEDSTPPAIPVNVKAIIDTNGVVTISWDKNHERDLMGYKVFRAQKKGEELVPLVDSVYYGNSFKDTLSLKMLNKRSYYAVTALDQRFNQSEKSVLVEVKKPEVIPPSPAVITRFKVEGNAVMLNWICSSDSDVVSHTVIRKMAGDTSQPVELISFAGRSLSTFTDKELTSGKTYNYYVVAKSEGGLTTPSEELKVATVANAANASSQFTKMYAYVQPDKRRIEITWDHNMQQIVEYQVYRAELGKQLALWKVLPAAQMGIYDNNVQPNTEYQYGVMAVFSSGSFSSMKTVSAKY; from the coding sequence ATGAAAAAACTGTTTTCCATATTTTACTTATTCCTGTTTCCGGTGATGCTGATGGCGCAGACTGCCGTTAAAAAGCCTCAGCCTTCCATGCGCATGATCGGCAGGGCAGACAGTTCACAGAAAGCCATCTACCTCCGCTGGGCATCCGCCAACGCTCAGGCCTGGAAGACGAATAATAAATATGGCTTCATACTGGAGCGATATACCGTGATCCGAAACAAACAAATGCTGGCGCAACCGGAAAAAATGGTACTCACGCCAGCGCCCTTGAAACCAGCTGTTTTGGAAGAATGGGAAACACTCGCAAAGCTCGACGGTAATGCTGCCGTGATAGCGCAGGCATTGTATGGTTCCGATTTCGATGTGAGTGTGAATGAAAAAGGAGCAGCAAAGATCATGGCGCAATCGCAGGAACTGGAACAACGCTTTTCCTTTTCCCTGTACGCCGCAGACAATTCATTCGAAGGAGCCATGCTGGCCGGCTGGGGTTATGTCGATAAAAATGTAAAACCAGACGAAAAGTATCTCTACCGGCTGAAACCCGCTGCTCCGGCTCATTTGCTGAAGCCGGACTCGGTTGGCGTATTTATCAGTCCGCTTGAATTTGAACCATTGCCTGCTGTGCAGGAACTCATCGCGCAGTTTGGTAATAAAGGCGTGCTATTGAGTTGGGACATTCAGATGCTCTCTCAGTACTACGCCTCTTACTACGTGGAAAGATCGGAAGATGGAGGCGCGAACTTCACAAAGCTGAACGGTCTTCCTGTTTCTAATTTCGACGACCGTACCGGCAAGCAGACCCGCATGTACCTGATGGATTCGCTTCGCGAAAATGGAAAAGAATACCAATATCGCGTGCTTGGTGTAAATCCTTTGGGGCAAACAGGACCAGCTTCGCCTATCATCAAAGGAATGGGTAAGGAGCTGTTGTCTGCTGTTCCGAATATCCGAAAAGCATTTGTTGACAACAAAAGTATGCTGCAGGTGAACTGGATATTCGACGAAAAATTCAATAATACCATCCGCGGCTTTGTACTGAAGCGGGCCAGCAATATCAATGGCCCTTATGAATTGTTCAGCGATACCCTTACTGCTTCGCTCCGGCATACCACGCTGAAAAAAGAACTGGCTGCCTCCAACTATTTCACCATCTCCGCCATTGCCAAAGAAGGCGAAGGCAGCACTTCTTTTCCTGTATTGGTACAGCCGGAAGACAGTACTCCGCCGGCTATTCCCGTGAACGTAAAAGCAATAATCGATACCAATGGAGTTGTAACGATCTCCTGGGACAAGAACCATGAGCGCGACCTGATGGGATACAAAGTATTCAGGGCGCAAAAGAAAGGAGAGGAGTTGGTGCCGCTGGTGGATTCCGTTTACTACGGTAATAGTTTCAAGGATACGCTCAGCCTGAAAATGCTGAACAAGCGATCTTACTATGCCGTCACGGCGCTGGACCAGCGTTTCAATCAATCCGAAAAATCCGTACTGGTGGAAGTGAAGAAACCAGAAGTGATCCCGCCATCTCCTGCAGTGATCACCAGGTTCAAGGTGGAAGGCAATGCTGTAATGCTCAACTGGATCTGTAGTTCCGATTCCGATGTGGTGTCGCATACAGTGATCCGGAAGATGGCCGGAGATACAAGCCAGCCAGTGGAGCTGATCAGTTTTGCGGGAAGATCGCTGTCCACTTTTACTGATAAAGAATTGACAAGTGGAAAAACATACAACTATTACGTGGTGGCCAAAAGCGAGGGCGGTCTTACAACTCCTTCGGAAGAGCTGAAAGTGGCCACTGTGGCAAACGCAGCGAATGCATCTTCCCAATTCACTAAAATGTATGCTTATGTGCAGCCCGATAAAAGAAGGATCGAGATCACCTGGGACCATAACATGCAGCAGATAGTGGAATACCAGGTTTATCGCGCCGAATTGGGAAAGCAACTGGCGCTATGGAAAGTGCTGCCCGCCGCACAGATGGGCATCTACGATAACAATGTTCAGCCCAATACGGAATACCAGTATGGTGTGATGGCCGTGTTCAGTTCCGGCAGTTTCAGCAGCATGAAAACCGTATCGGCAAAATATTAG
- a CDS encoding lipocalin family protein produces MKKTIFALAAIAALTFTACDKDKDNSSPNQNQLLGKWTPVSTKEKVTDTKTGNFTEEDLEVYAGDYMEFRDNGKVYTRFSNPNEGPGFDPHDTLAYTYKSNILTIDGEDMTVSEFTGKTLIYTLEERDGDDLWQTTYSFRKYGSLYLFK; encoded by the coding sequence ATGAAAAAGACAATTTTTGCCCTCGCTGCCATCGCCGCTTTAACCTTCACTGCCTGCGATAAGGACAAAGACAATTCATCGCCCAACCAAAACCAGCTCCTGGGAAAATGGACGCCGGTCAGTACCAAAGAGAAAGTGACGGACACCAAAACAGGCAACTTTACCGAAGAGGACCTTGAAGTGTATGCCGGCGACTACATGGAGTTCCGCGATAATGGAAAAGTGTACACCCGCTTCAGCAATCCCAATGAAGGCCCGGGTTTTGACCCGCATGATACGCTGGCTTACACTTACAAAAGCAATATCCTGACCATCGACGGAGAAGATATGACTGTTTCCGAATTTACCGGCAAGACCCTTATTTATACCCTGGAGGAAAGGGATGGGGATGATCTCTGGCAAACAACTTATTCATTCAGGAAATATGGATCGTTATATCTCTTTAAGTAG
- a CDS encoding fibronectin type III domain-containing protein, translating to MARSIRVLLLNVLLLALHWPLHAQVYPVQVTPRLLPPYTLNVSDYHMGTTEKLVVLLTNTDLSKPTLQVRLKMSIQGQNAKLINRDEMYYPPITLDAGVPLRVSLNDLAPYFNADNLVLQGITRAQYLQTKKLPEGFYQFCFEVYEYNTNRLIGRSNCAMAWLSLLDPPLLNLPRNGESIAWKEPTNIIFQWTPRNMGSPTAAFNTEYEFTLVELWDNAIAPAAAFGTSQPLYRTTTQATTLLYGPTEPLLIPGKRYGWRIRAQASDGSQNSDTYRNNGYSEIFWFTYQQDCPMPFNVQSEVSGGRASITWNAALQQSRFVVEYREKGQTANQWYSVNSSVNRVMLYDLKKDKQYEYRVGAFCDVNGNAPYPANGAVYSDIKSFVINGSSLEEGAGCNILQPELTVANRTPIQTLMSGDVITAGDFPVKLITVQGQGTFAGTGYITIPFIGKVAVKVHFSGITVNTDKQLIGGIIETTYDQEEKQLTDITDFTGDPKSVAILRELKDHIPEAATATLDELKEFIDKLAEVSPNTIDNALALTPSEKQQLKEYINQMKEAKDVLDDESATPQQKAEAEQKLREAVKNAGPIVQKLGETVGKGLQSVVSKWFQNVREFFKGYKGTDADKQQATQWRRATDSLVTILMKSKNVPQRLLDSLDRATRTASGAWLALERATPCNGVAYLMPRSGPNIGEKFMNDFDCYTALGNAQYDVIDKVYEVSVNNLFDTENDILYDELIIRNTMVDGIIYTPDGKKYKANGVLLNYHVDLNGALTSFTFNNRAYVACYNFNRKTGQQRAFKGYVDSESVVAIKDSAGYFSWEKAEADGFVFQIDKYWDLQEANADKVKMMEYAFETHQKSLTNDSPEIRKEILDLIRQLPSHIFVISKDENYVGYRDLEKLRDMLRGQLNIVTKAVTDIQVLIDEYKKIRGNRSAEQMQNLFDSRDPAWKIRCDITKVLQEWNVSLVNHSSHFPALGCFEKLSREQRLDLLQIMFEQPNLTTSQLGTGKYCQFTNYGEEIVIALLKFAPDADKGAIIGYFKSNAKVLPRLYKK from the coding sequence ATGGCCCGTTCCATACGCGTTTTATTGCTGAATGTTCTGCTGCTGGCTTTGCATTGGCCGTTGCATGCACAGGTGTATCCTGTGCAGGTAACGCCCCGGTTGCTGCCGCCCTATACACTCAATGTGAGCGACTATCATATGGGTACAACCGAAAAATTGGTGGTGCTTCTTACCAATACGGACCTGAGCAAACCCACGTTGCAGGTGAGGCTCAAAATGAGCATTCAGGGCCAGAATGCAAAGCTCATCAACCGCGATGAAATGTATTATCCGCCCATCACGCTCGATGCAGGTGTTCCGCTCCGCGTCAGCCTGAATGATCTGGCTCCCTATTTCAATGCAGACAATCTTGTATTGCAAGGCATCACCCGCGCACAATACCTGCAAACCAAAAAACTTCCCGAAGGATTCTACCAGTTTTGTTTCGAAGTGTATGAATATAATACCAACAGGCTGATTGGCCGCAGCAATTGCGCCATGGCCTGGCTCTCGTTGCTGGATCCGCCCTTACTCAACCTGCCGCGGAACGGCGAAAGCATTGCCTGGAAAGAGCCAACCAATATCATTTTCCAATGGACGCCCCGTAATATGGGGAGTCCCACTGCCGCTTTCAACACCGAATACGAATTCACGCTGGTGGAATTATGGGATAATGCTATAGCGCCCGCAGCCGCTTTCGGTACATCACAGCCATTGTACCGCACCACCACGCAGGCCACCACCTTACTGTATGGCCCAACCGAACCTTTGCTGATACCAGGCAAACGCTACGGCTGGCGTATCAGGGCCCAGGCCTCCGATGGCAGCCAGAACAGCGACACCTATCGCAACAACGGGTACAGCGAAATATTCTGGTTCACTTATCAGCAGGATTGTCCGATGCCTTTCAATGTGCAGAGCGAAGTGAGTGGCGGCAGAGCTAGCATCACCTGGAATGCTGCCCTGCAACAATCCCGCTTTGTGGTGGAATACCGGGAAAAAGGACAAACAGCCAATCAGTGGTATTCCGTGAACAGCAGCGTCAACCGCGTAATGCTCTACGATCTCAAAAAAGATAAACAATACGAATATCGTGTAGGCGCTTTCTGCGATGTTAATGGCAACGCGCCGTATCCCGCCAATGGCGCGGTATACAGCGATATCAAAAGCTTTGTGATCAACGGCAGCAGCCTTGAAGAGGGAGCCGGATGTAATATCCTGCAGCCAGAGCTGACCGTTGCGAACAGAACGCCGATTCAAACGCTCATGAGCGGTGATGTGATCACCGCAGGCGACTTCCCTGTTAAACTGATCACTGTTCAGGGGCAGGGGACCTTTGCCGGTACCGGTTATATCACTATTCCTTTCATCGGCAAAGTGGCAGTGAAAGTCCATTTCAGCGGCATCACTGTGAACACTGATAAACAACTGATCGGCGGTATCATCGAAACCACTTATGACCAGGAAGAAAAGCAACTCACAGATATAACCGATTTCACCGGCGATCCAAAGAGCGTGGCCATTCTCAGGGAACTGAAAGATCATATTCCTGAAGCGGCTACAGCCACACTCGATGAGCTGAAAGAGTTTATAGACAAACTGGCCGAAGTATCCCCCAATACAATCGATAACGCTCTCGCCCTGACGCCTTCTGAGAAACAGCAGTTGAAGGAATATATCAACCAAATGAAAGAAGCGAAGGATGTGCTGGACGATGAAAGCGCAACACCACAGCAAAAAGCGGAGGCCGAACAAAAACTCCGCGAGGCCGTGAAGAATGCAGGTCCGATTGTGCAGAAGCTCGGAGAAACAGTAGGGAAGGGATTGCAATCCGTAGTGAGCAAGTGGTTCCAGAATGTTCGTGAATTCTTCAAAGGGTACAAGGGAACCGATGCAGACAAGCAACAGGCCACTCAATGGCGCAGGGCCACCGATAGCCTGGTGACCATTTTGATGAAGAGCAAGAACGTTCCCCAAAGATTGCTCGATTCGCTGGATCGTGCTACCAGGACCGCTTCCGGCGCCTGGCTGGCATTGGAACGGGCTACGCCTTGTAACGGTGTGGCTTACCTGATGCCGAGATCGGGGCCGAATATCGGAGAAAAATTCATGAATGATTTCGATTGTTATACTGCGCTCGGTAATGCGCAATACGATGTGATAGACAAGGTATACGAGGTAAGCGTCAATAATTTGTTCGATACAGAGAATGATATTTTGTATGATGAGCTGATCATCAGGAACACCATGGTAGATGGTATCATTTATACGCCAGATGGGAAAAAATACAAGGCGAATGGGGTCCTCCTCAATTATCATGTAGACCTGAATGGCGCCCTGACTTCCTTTACTTTCAATAACAGGGCGTATGTAGCCTGTTACAACTTTAACAGGAAAACCGGACAGCAACGGGCTTTCAAAGGATATGTGGATTCGGAGAGTGTTGTAGCAATCAAAGATTCCGCTGGTTATTTCAGCTGGGAAAAGGCGGAAGCAGATGGTTTTGTTTTCCAGATAGACAAATACTGGGATCTGCAGGAAGCCAATGCAGATAAAGTGAAGATGATGGAATATGCCTTCGAGACCCATCAGAAATCACTGACCAATGATAGTCCTGAGATCAGGAAAGAGATCCTCGATCTGATCCGGCAATTGCCGTCGCACATCTTCGTGATCTCCAAAGATGAGAACTATGTTGGTTACCGCGACCTGGAAAAACTAAGGGATATGCTGCGGGGCCAATTGAATATTGTAACGAAAGCCGTTACCGATATCCAGGTGTTGATCGATGAATACAAGAAGATAAGGGGCAACAGGTCCGCAGAGCAGATGCAGAATTTGTTCGACAGCAGGGACCCTGCCTGGAAGATCAGATGTGATATCACAAAGGTGCTGCAGGAATGGAATGTATCGCTGGTGAACCATTCCAGTCATTTTCCCGCCCTGGGTTGTTTTGAAAAATTAAGCAGGGAACAGCGGCTGGACCTGTTGCAGATCATGTTCGAGCAGCCGAACCTCACAACGAGTCAGCTGGGGACAGGCAAATATTGTCAGTTTACCAATTATGGTGAAGAGATAGTGATCGCTTTACTGAAGTTTGCACCCGATGCCGATAAAGGGGCCATCATTGGTTACTTCAAGAGCAATGCAAAAGTGCTTCCACGATTATATAAAAAATAG
- a CDS encoding T9SS type A sorting domain-containing protein, with the protein MRKYLFILCLLASFASKAQSYNVELTNLSFRVIDGVKNNTTSHLLIELVMADNSKRQLYFRHLGESGDNENDWWLNPPMTVSQLPVAVRSSGFVNFRSGTDADYDQTNDISICNVNGISVPSGTPRMTSITFNVKFTPILSLSSNSTLLPDNDKITLNATAGFPSNVYNWEYSLNGWEWDPFPASTNSAGKASVDVSLTDLLQPGQVKIIGENTYIRMRTCTDLYSNVITLNNRLSSPKITGLAVNPNKCFGESNGSVKIQFDRELYTNELLNIFLEDTTSATGYNHSIINLTSLDPGNTITWPSELPPGGYRITLLGKYPNGSIATYTDGPFHVGRFGFTGPTAMNFNSTKRDVYCNGGADGTITINTTGGVGNYLAGYRKVQNDTYTWTSFASAGTHTITGLDTGTYYLRIRDGNDCMMKDAGGKEVIATITIGQPAEPLHVDNYQAINPLAFGYTDGSIRAILTGGTPVNGDSYNLQWTNEAGARLTPEPPSTNPFTSILQNIGDGKYILQATDAHYALSSGANAEGCITRDTFTLVEPEPLLVEISEYRYVSCKNLSDGELYAKAQGGIELPVFRYKYQWLRNENGTWTDISQSDSIAIRLIAGLYKIIITDRNNISRESDPFLLTEPDLLTLDLSSTPLVCNGSNNGSASALINGGTLPYSLEWTTGETSQSISNLAQGTYMAFVKDANGCQVQQLVKVTSPDPVSLSNLVVKDATCYKGNDGAISFTATGGSFPYNYNWNNGQNTSSLNGLSAGEYRLTLTDSKGCPLEQIFTVNEPPQLTTSLKEKITLCAEQVYEADASIQDGVIYSWTANNGFYASEAKVRLNLAGEYYVSATTSNGCVVKDTVGVTQSNAVVAAEMLASSQAFANEEVMLVNISKPAPEKVEWVLPDNGTSIIRANDQYAQVKFRNTGHFTIGMKTMVGACEKLVTQSITIVQPEAFNDPGPANSPFIKEFMVAPNPSGGQFTVKISLEEKASIKLRLIDLNTGATVHQQQKSGDKLYQVPYQLSLNAGIYSLVLETAKEYRIIKVMIL; encoded by the coding sequence ATGAGAAAATATTTATTCATATTGTGCTTGCTGGCTTCCTTTGCATCGAAGGCCCAAAGCTATAATGTGGAGCTCACCAACCTGAGCTTCAGGGTGATCGATGGTGTAAAGAACAATACCACCTCGCATCTTTTGATAGAGCTGGTAATGGCGGACAATTCCAAACGGCAACTCTATTTCAGGCACCTGGGAGAATCCGGCGACAATGAGAATGACTGGTGGCTGAACCCACCCATGACCGTTAGTCAGCTTCCTGTGGCAGTCCGCTCTTCCGGATTCGTGAACTTCCGCAGCGGAACAGACGCTGATTATGATCAGACAAATGACATCAGTATCTGTAACGTAAATGGTATCAGCGTACCCTCCGGTACGCCCAGGATGACCAGCATCACTTTCAATGTTAAATTCACGCCCATTCTTTCTTTAAGCAGCAATTCAACACTGCTCCCCGATAACGATAAGATCACCCTGAATGCCACAGCCGGTTTCCCTTCCAATGTTTACAACTGGGAGTATTCATTGAATGGCTGGGAATGGGACCCTTTTCCTGCATCCACCAACAGCGCCGGCAAAGCTTCTGTTGATGTTTCACTTACTGATCTGTTGCAACCAGGGCAGGTAAAGATCATCGGCGAGAACACCTATATCCGCATGCGGACCTGTACCGATCTTTATTCCAATGTGATCACTTTGAACAACAGGCTCTCTTCGCCAAAGATCACAGGTCTTGCAGTTAATCCCAACAAATGTTTCGGAGAGTCCAATGGCAGCGTGAAGATCCAATTCGACAGGGAATTGTATACGAATGAATTGCTGAATATCTTCCTGGAAGATACCACCAGCGCAACAGGATATAATCATTCCATCATCAACCTCACATCCCTGGATCCCGGCAATACCATCACCTGGCCATCCGAATTACCTCCCGGCGGCTACAGGATAACGTTATTGGGAAAATACCCGAACGGCAGTATCGCCACGTATACAGATGGCCCATTCCATGTGGGAAGGTTCGGGTTTACAGGTCCTACAGCCATGAACTTCAATTCTACCAAAAGGGATGTGTATTGCAATGGTGGCGCAGACGGAACCATCACCATCAACACCACAGGTGGAGTGGGGAATTACCTGGCTGGTTATAGAAAAGTGCAAAACGATACCTATACCTGGACCAGCTTTGCATCCGCCGGAACGCATACCATTACCGGCCTGGACACCGGCACTTACTATCTGCGCATCCGCGATGGCAATGATTGTATGATGAAAGACGCCGGTGGAAAAGAAGTGATCGCAACCATTACCATCGGGCAGCCTGCAGAACCATTGCATGTAGACAATTACCAGGCCATCAATCCGCTGGCATTCGGTTACACCGATGGCAGCATCAGGGCCATCCTTACCGGTGGAACGCCCGTCAATGGCGACAGTTACAACCTGCAATGGACAAACGAAGCCGGCGCCCGGCTCACGCCCGAACCGCCATCCACCAATCCTTTCACCTCCATCCTCCAAAATATCGGCGATGGCAAATACATCTTGCAAGCTACAGACGCCCATTATGCGCTTAGCTCCGGCGCCAATGCCGAAGGCTGTATCACCAGGGATACGTTCACACTGGTAGAACCAGAGCCGCTATTGGTAGAGATCAGCGAGTATCGTTACGTTTCCTGCAAAAATCTGTCGGACGGAGAGCTTTATGCAAAAGCGCAGGGTGGGATCGAGCTACCCGTCTTCCGTTACAAATACCAATGGCTCCGTAATGAGAACGGAACCTGGACAGATATTTCGCAGTCAGACAGTATCGCTATCAGGCTCATTGCAGGGCTGTACAAGATCATCATTACAGACAGGAACAATATCTCCAGAGAATCTGATCCATTCCTGCTCACAGAGCCGGACCTGCTTACCCTCGATCTGAGCAGCACACCGCTCGTTTGTAATGGCAGTAACAATGGGTCGGCCAGCGCCCTGATCAATGGCGGCACATTGCCGTACTCACTGGAATGGACAACCGGTGAGACGAGTCAAAGCATTTCCAATCTTGCGCAGGGAACATATATGGCCTTCGTGAAAGATGCAAATGGTTGCCAGGTGCAGCAGCTGGTAAAGGTTACATCACCTGATCCCGTCAGTCTCAGTAACCTGGTGGTAAAGGACGCAACCTGTTACAAAGGCAACGATGGAGCTATCAGCTTCACTGCCACCGGTGGCAGTTTCCCTTACAATTATAATTGGAATAATGGACAAAACACCAGTTCCCTGAATGGTTTGTCTGCCGGTGAATACAGGCTCACACTCACAGACAGCAAGGGCTGCCCGCTGGAACAGATATTCACTGTTAATGAACCACCACAACTCACCACTTCACTCAAAGAGAAGATCACCTTATGCGCAGAACAAGTCTATGAAGCCGATGCAAGTATCCAGGATGGTGTGATCTACAGCTGGACGGCCAATAATGGTTTTTACGCATCAGAAGCCAAAGTGCGGTTGAATCTCGCGGGCGAATACTATGTATCTGCTACCACCTCCAATGGCTGCGTGGTGAAAGACACCGTTGGCGTAACCCAGAGCAATGCCGTAGTGGCGGCAGAAATGCTGGCTTCCTCACAGGCATTCGCCAACGAAGAAGTGATGCTGGTGAACATAAGCAAACCCGCTCCTGAAAAAGTGGAATGGGTGCTGCCTGATAATGGCACTTCCATCATCAGGGCCAATGATCAATATGCACAAGTGAAATTCAGGAATACAGGACATTTCACCATCGGCATGAAAACCATGGTGGGCGCCTGCGAGAAACTGGTAACGCAATCGATCACCATTGTACAGCCTGAAGCCTTCAATGATCCCGGCCCCGCCAATTCGCCTTTCATCAAAGAGTTCATGGTGGCGCCCAATCCATCCGGCGGACAATTCACTGTGAAGATCAGCCTGGAAGAGAAAGCCAGTATCAAACTAAGACTGATAGATCTGAACACCGGCGCTACTGTGCACCAGCAACAGAAAAGCGGTGATAAGCTATACCAGGTTCCCTACCAGCTTTCGCTCAATGCCGGTATCTATTCCCTGGTGCTGGAAACTGCAAAAGAGTACAGGATAATCAAAGTAATGATCCTTTAA